In the genome of Thermoproteus tenax Kra 1, the window TAGTCTTCGTATACGAGTTTCCGCGCCCCTCCCCGCACCTTTTGAACTTAAACAAAGTAGTGGAGGTTGCCGGCGCCCTGGGGGTGCCCGTCGCTATACTGAGGACGCACAAGGGGCGCGAGCTGGAGGAGGAGGCACAGTTTCTGAGGCGGCTGGGCGTCGACGAGATAGTGGCGGGCGACCAGGCAGTTGAAGCCCATTTGAAGTATATGGAGAAGCTCGCCGCGGAGGCCGGGGCGAGGCTGAAGGAGCCCATATGGGGCAGAGACCCGGCCGAGGTGCTTCTTGATGAGGCAAAGCTCATGGACTTCGTCGTAATCGGCTCACAACACGAGGAGCTGTTGTGCGAGAGAGTGGGCGAGGACAACGTCGAGCGCTTCCTGGAGAAGACGAAGGCGCTGGGGGTGGACCCCATTGGGGAGAGGGGGGAGTACCACACTCTGGCGGTCTCAGTGAGGCGGCTGGGCGCCTCTGTCCCCTGGAGGTGTAGAGAGGCCAGAGACTACGGAGGATACCACATCGCCTTGGTGGAATGAGTCTGCCCCAGCTCCTGAGGGAGGCCGCAGCGGAGGCGCAGTGCGACTCAGTCCTTCTGTCTGGGGGGTTGGACTCGTCCACTGTGGCCTGGGCGCTTAGGGAGGCCGGGCTGAGGCCCGTTGCCTTCAACGCACAGTACGCCCCGAGGCCCGGGACCGATGTGCCCTATCTACTCGAAGTGGCGAGACAGCTCGGCCTGCGCACGGTCATCGTGTGGGCGAGCGAGGAGGAGGCCGTGAGGGCGGCGGAGGAGGTGGTGGGGATTCTGAGGGTTTTCAACCCGATGGAGGTGGTCAACTGCGCCGCCGCGTATCTGGCCATGAGGGCCGCGGCCGAGATGGGGGCGAGGAGGATATGCACGGGGGACGGCGGAGACGAGCTCTTCGCAGGCTACAGCTTCATGCACAAACTGCCTCCGAGGGAGCTCGACGAGTATATAAGGCGGCTCACCGAGACTTGGTACTTCTGCGCCTTCGACGTGGGCAAGGCGCTTGGGCTTGAGATACAAGCGCCCTATCTCCACCCGAGGGTCGTCGAGTACGCGCTCTCGGTGCCCGCCGAAGAGAAAGTCAGAGGGGGCTACGGCAAGTACCTGGTCAGACGCCAGTTCGAGGGCTTGTTGCCCAGAGAGGTCGTGTGGCGCCGTAAGGACCCGCTGGAGGTCGGGAGCGGCTTCGCCGCTTTATACGACGTCTTGGCCAAGAGGGGCGAGGGCTATGAGGCCGACATACCAGTCGCGGGCGCTGCCAGGTATTTGTACAAGGCCTTTAGAGAGAAGGGGCTGTCCTACGAGAGGGGGACGAGGAGTCCGTGCCCCGTCTGCGGCCATGAAATGAGGGGCGGATACTGCCCTATGTGCGGCCACTACGAGCAGAAAGCCTAGAGTGCGCCAGGTCCTCGAAGTCTATTTTTGGCGCATCTGTGACCTCCTCCCCGCTCAGGCGGGGCCTCCACCGTGGGCCTTGTCGCCCCTCCTCGGGGTTGATGGGCGCGGGGGAGGGGTGCTGCGGCGTCCCCCCGCCTGGGCCGCCTGCCGTTGATCCGCCGTGTTGAACACACCGCTGTTTAAGCCTTTCTCTGCCCTCTTCACAGCTCTGCCATAGAAGATTATACTCACAGAACCCATCCCCGCCCTAAAGGGCGAGGCTTTCTGTTGTAATATAAAACGACGACGGACGTAGGGACAGACGGCGTATGGACAGCCGGGGCGGCTAAATATATACTTCATAACGAAGGTATGGAAAAAGTCTCCGTGCGTCTGGCGTCTCGCTCCTACGCGGACGCCTCAATGGCGGAAATGTTGATGGCTCTGCCGGGGATCTACAACGTATACGTCGAGGGGGAGTACCTCACTCTGGAGATCGATGAGGGCGCTATAGCTCCCGCGGAGGCGATCAGGAGGGTCATGGACCTGGGCTACGAGGTCGTCCTGCGACACTACGTATATTCAGTGAGGAGGGGGCGGGCCGACCCCTGGCGTATAAAGGAGCGCCTCGAGGAGGATCCTCCGCCGTTTGTGGTGGCCGCCACATACGACGTAGACGAGGACTTGCTCTATATAGCGACTGTCCCCGGCGCGAGGCGGAAGGACGTCGAGGCCTTCATTGCCTCGAGGGGCGTGGCGGCATCCTATCTGGACGAATACGACAAGCCCATAAGGCTCAGCTTTGGGTAACGCCCATTGAACTTAATTAAGGTTGCGTTGTTAGATCTGTGGACAAGATAAAGTCCGAGATCCTTGCGTTGTTGCAGAGGGAAGGGCCCCTTCCGGTGTACAGAATAGCGAAGGAGCTCGGCTTGAGCTACGGCGCGGCGCAGTGGCATATTTTCTCGCTGGAGAAACAGGGCCTGGTGAAGACGTACCGGATGGGGAACAAGAGGTACGCTGCGTTGAACTCGAACGACCTGCTCAGAGTGTACAGAGTTGGGGACGTCTTAAGGGATCTAGAGCTGATGCTCTTGGCGTATGGGATCAAAGAGGACTTCACAGTGGAGGAGGCGCTGGAAAGACTGCGCTCGAAGAGGATGGCCCATATAGCCCAGATAATAGAGGAGATAGCTAGGGAGCGGATAAAGAGGGAGGAGGAGAGGAAGAGAGGCGCGGAGAGCTCCCAGGGGGAATAGCTTTTTAACCTGCCTTGGGGGCTGGCGTATGCGCGTAAGCATTGTAGTGCATCACACCTGCGCCTCTAGTTGGAAGCTGTTCAGAGGGCTCAGAGAGAGGGGGCTCAGAGTCGAGCTAGCGCCCGCCGAGCTGTCGCACTTGAGAGGCATGGTCTTGGGGATACCGGCCGTCTTTCTGGACGACAGACTAATGCTCTACGACCCTGTGACTGCCGACGACGTCGAGGCGCTGATAAGGGGGACCGCTGGAGGCGAGCTTTCGGAGCAAGAGGCCATCTCCAACTTCGTCACCGGCGTTATATACAACCAGGCCCTGCTGTCGCTGGCCGTTCTGCATAAGTCGTTTAAGCCCATTTTGGCCGACCGCGAGCTGGTCGAAGTGCTAACCCGCGCCAGATTCAAGGGCAGGCCCGACGTAGCAGAGAGGGCGCGCAAGACCCTCCTGGAGCAAGACCGCCGCATCTTCGATGAGAATAGGGAGAGGATGCTCAAGGCCCTTGCGTACGGCCTAGTCCGAGAGCTCTACTGGCTCGGCCTGCCCTTGGACGACGCCAATGAGCGCCTCGTGTCGGCGTGGCTCTTGGCCAAGGCTACCGTCGGAAGGATAGGGCTCCAGTATCCGAGGCCCGGCGTGGATCCCGCGGTCTCCACCGCTGTGGTGCAGACGCTTAGAGAGAGGGGGGCCGACTACCTAAAAAGGATAGAGGAGGAGCAGAGGGCCATAGCCTCAGACCAAGAGTTCATGGCGCTATTCGCGCCGCGCTAGCCGGTCCACCGTCTTATTATGCTCAAGCGGTATCTCGGCGCGACGTGAGGACAGTCTCCCTCTTCGCGGTCGAGGCGGTACCGTATAGCATAGATGCTGTATTCGCCCAAATTGGACTAGGCAACTTTTACGACTCGACCTCCTCCCCGCCCTAAAGGGCGAGGCTTGCTGTTCGCCATGTCGCTCTGAGCCCCTCGATCCTTGAAGGCCCTTTCGCCTGTTAAAGTGAATCATAAGTCTAGAGAACCGCAGTGCAGCCGCCGGGATTTGAACCCGGGACCGCCCGGTCTTCAGCCGGGCGCTCTCCCGCTGAGCTACGGCTGCGTTTTAACTTAACTCGTCAATTTATAAAGATAACGCCGGCGAGGCGCGGCCGTTCGACCGCGTAAGGCATATAAACGTTGTGGAAGGGGCGCCCGTGGACTATTCGTTGTTCTCCGGCTTCACTCTGATCTACGGGCCGCCGGGCTCCGGAAAGACGTCCCTAGCCCTACATATAGCGAGAAAGCTAGGGGACAATATAATGTATATAGGAATGTATGAAAATAGAGAGAAGATTTTGTCCAAGTTGGGCTATTTAGGCCTCGATCCTTCAGTATATAAGATATACGACTTTATCAACGTTAAAGACAGGAGCGCAGTGATCAAACTGATAGGGGAGGAGTTCGTTCAGGAGGCCCCCTCCGTCGTGGTAATAGACGGCATAAACTACTTTCCGCAGGACAGAGAGACTCTCTCGGCTATATACAGAACGTTCGATGTGCCTGTCATTGCCGTGGGCGAGGAGGACACGAGGCGGAGCCCGCTCGCCTACATTGTAGACGTCCTATTGGAGGTCAGACAGATCATATCCAGAGGCTC includes:
- a CDS encoding ATPase — protein: MRAALFSGGKDSVYVALLEWPVDIFVVFVYEFPRPSPHLLNLNKVVEVAGALGVPVAILRTHKGRELEEEAQFLRRLGVDEIVAGDQAVEAHLKYMEKLAAEAGARLKEPIWGRDPAEVLLDEAKLMDFVVIGSQHEELLCERVGEDNVERFLEKTKALGVDPIGERGEYHTLAVSVRRLGASVPWRCREARDYGGYHIALVE
- a CDS encoding asparagine synthase C-terminal domain-containing protein, which codes for MSLPQLLREAAAEAQCDSVLLSGGLDSSTVAWALREAGLRPVAFNAQYAPRPGTDVPYLLEVARQLGLRTVIVWASEEEAVRAAEEVVGILRVFNPMEVVNCAAAYLAMRAAAEMGARRICTGDGGDELFAGYSFMHKLPPRELDEYIRRLTETWYFCAFDVGKALGLEIQAPYLHPRVVEYALSVPAEEKVRGGYGKYLVRRQFEGLLPREVVWRRKDPLEVGSGFAALYDVLAKRGEGYEADIPVAGAARYLYKAFREKGLSYERGTRSPCPVCGHEMRGGYCPMCGHYEQKA
- a CDS encoding winged helix-turn-helix domain-containing protein, which translates into the protein MDKIKSEILALLQREGPLPVYRIAKELGLSYGAAQWHIFSLEKQGLVKTYRMGNKRYAALNSNDLLRVYRVGDVLRDLELMLLAYGIKEDFTVEEALERLRSKRMAHIAQIIEEIARERIKREEERKRGAESSQGE
- a CDS encoding thioredoxin/glutaredoxin → MRVSIVVHHTCASSWKLFRGLRERGLRVELAPAELSHLRGMVLGIPAVFLDDRLMLYDPVTADDVEALIRGTAGGELSEQEAISNFVTGVIYNQALLSLAVLHKSFKPILADRELVEVLTRARFKGRPDVAERARKTLLEQDRRIFDENRERMLKALAYGLVRELYWLGLPLDDANERLVSAWLLAKATVGRIGLQYPRPGVDPAVSTAVVQTLRERGADYLKRIEEEQRAIASDQEFMALFAPR